One Primulina huaijiensis isolate GDHJ02 chromosome 8, ASM1229523v2, whole genome shotgun sequence genomic region harbors:
- the LOC140982554 gene encoding exocyst complex component EXO70A1-like, whose amino-acid sequence MGIPSRKGGSADGVDALSERAAQMREALVKNQSITDNMVSILGSFDHRLSALETAMRPTQIRTHAIRRAHENIDKTLKAAEVILAQFDVSRQAEAKILKGPNEDLESYLQAIEQLRNNIQFFSNNKSFKSSDGVINHTNNLLSKAISKLEEEFKQLLSYYSKPVEPERLFECLPNSMRPSSGSPGDSSGKTPSSKSHSEHHNNGTENSAYTTPTLIPPRILPLLHDLAQQMVQAGNQQQLQRIYRDIRSPVLEESLQKLGVEKLSKDDVQKMQWEVLEAKIGNWIHFMRIAVKLLFAGERKVCDQIFVGFDYLMDQCFAEVTNGSVAVLLSFGDAIAKSKRSPEKLFVLLDMYEIMRELHSEIEALFRGKSCSEIRESALGLTKRLAQTAQETFGDFEEAVEKDATKTAVADGTVHPLTSYVINYVKFLFDYQSTLKQLFQEFVSGDDSHSQLAAVTMRIMQALQTNLDGKSKQYKDVSLTHLFLMNNIHYMVRSVRRSEAKDLLGDDWVQRHRRIVQQHANQYKRIAWAKILQCLSVQGLTSSGGGSSVSVDGGNSSGVSRAIIKDRLKTFNIQFEELHQKQSQWTVPDTELRESLRLAVAEVLLPAYRSFIKRFGPLVENGKNAQKYIRYTPEDLEHMLGEFFEGKTLNEPKR is encoded by the exons ATGGGAATTCCGTCCAGAAAAGGCGGCAGCGCCGACGGAGTGGATGCTTTGAGTGAAAGAGCAGCACAGATGAGAGAGGCTCTGGTGAAGAACCAATCCATCACAGACAACATGGTCTCCATTTTGGGCTCCTTTGACCACCGCCTCTCCGCTCTTGAAACTGCTATGCGCCCCACTCAA ATTAGAACACACGCTATTCGGAGAGCTCATGAAAACATTGATAAAACTTTGAAGGCTGCTGAAGTCATATTGGCTCAATTTGATGTTTCACGCCAA GCTGAAGCAAAAATACTTAAAGGGCCAAATGAGGATCTGGAAAGTTATCTTCAAGCAATTGAGCAACTTAGGAATAACATTCAATTTTTCAGCAACAACAAAAGCTTCAAGAGTAGTGATGGAGTGATCAATCATACAAACAATTTACTTTCAAAGGCAATCTCAAAGCTGGAAGAGGAGTTTAAGCAACTTTTGTCATACTACAG CAAACCTGTTGAACCTGAACGACTTTTTGAGTGCCTCCCAAATTCTATGAGGCCATCATCAGGATCACCTGGAGATTCCAGTGGCAAGACTCCATCATCCAAAAGCCATTCGGAACATCATAACAATGGCACAGAAAATTCGGCATACACGACGCCAACCCTAATTCCCCCTCGAATTTTGCCCCTGTTGCATGATTTAGCCCAACAGATGGTTCAAGCTGGGAATCAACAACAGTTACAGAGAATATACCG GGACATCCGTTCTCCAGTCTTGGAAGAAAGTCTCCAGAAATTGGGGGTGGAAAAGCTTAGCAAAGATGATGTACAAAAGATGCAGTGGGAAGTTTTGGAAGCTAAGATTGGGAATTGGATTCATTTTATGCGGATTGCA GTCAAATTGTTGTTTGCTGGAGAGCGTAAAGTTTGTGACCAAATTTTTGTGGGATTTGATTATCTCATGGATCAATGTTTTGCTGAAGTTACCAATGGAAGTGTTGCGGTGCTACTTAGCTTTGGAGATGCGATTGCCAAAAGCAAGAGATCCCCTGAAAAGTTATTTGTGCTTTTAGATATGTATGAAATAATGCGAGAACTTCACTCTGAG ATTGAGGCACTTTTCAGAGGTAAATCTTGTAGTGAAATTAGAGAATCTGCCTTGGGATTGACAAAGCGGCTTGCTCAAACTGCCCAAGAGACATTTGGTGACTTTGAAGAAGCAGTTGAGAAAGATGCCACAAAAACTGCAGTTGCAGATGGAACTGTCCATCCATTGACAAGTTATGTGATTAACTACGTGAAATTCTTGTTTGA CTATCAATCAACATTGAAGCAGCTTTTTCAAGAATTTGTAAGCGGAGACGACTCTCATTCTCAGCTTGCAGCTGTTACAATGCGAATCATGCAGGCTCTTCAAACCAACTTGGATGGAAAATCTAAGCAGTATAAAGATGTCTCTCTGACTCATTTGTTTCTTATGAACAACATTCATTATATGGTCAGATCGGTCAGAAG GTCTGAAGCCAAAGACTTGTTGGGGGATGACTGGGTTCAAAGACATCGGAGAATTGTGCAGCAACATGCAAACCAATATAAGAGGATTGCATGGGCAAAG ATTCTGCAGTGTCTATCTGTTCAAGGCTTGACATCCTCTGGTGGTGGCAGTTCTGTCAGCGTCGATGGAGGAAACAGTAGCGGAGTTTCTCGGGCAATTATCAAAGACAG ATTGAAAACATTTAATATCCAATTTGAAGAACTTCATCAAAAACAGTCTCAATGGACCGTTCCAGACACTGAACTCCGAGAATCTCTTAGGCTTGCTGTTGCTGAAGTCTTGCTCCCGGCGTATCGATCTTTCATTAAACGGTTTGG GCCTTTGGTTGAGAATGGTAAGAATGCCCAGAAGTACATCAGATACACACCGGAGGATCTTGAACACATGCTTGGTGAATTTTTCGAGGGGAAGACCTTAAATGAGCCGAAGCGGTAG